Below is a window of Nicotiana tabacum cultivar K326 chromosome 19, ASM71507v2, whole genome shotgun sequence DNA.
TAGTCTTCAAATGCAGAATGACAACCACAACGGTCAGCAGAAGGTGTAGACACTCTTATCaccaatgtgattaagttgacaAGTAATAATTAGAAGTaattctaaacaaaatcatataaCTACACACCATTATATTCACTACAGAGGAGGGGGAAAAAAACCCGAGTGAGATGTCAAGCTTCTGTTATATATAGCTGCCTGTAGTTGAAGTTAAGTATTTCTATGAATGGTTAGGATGGATGAAACTTGTTATCTCCTCCATTAGGCAGCGAAAATGATCGTTATTGGGCAAGAAGTAGAAACCTATTGTTGCCTCTTTTAGATACAGGAGATTCACCTCATGCCCTGATTTTTGCAAACCTTCAACATAAGTCAATTGCCAATCCTGAACAACATCCAAACCAGCTACGACGACTAAACTCTTTGTAAAGTTAAGTACTTCGAGGCTTCTACCCCTCGGGCCAAATATATTACAAGCAGGATGATCCCTATCTTCCCCTTCTGGTAGATAAGCTCTCCAGTACCAATCCCTGTCTTGAACTGTTACAAAGTATTTCCCATCCAATCTTTTCTCGGATTCGGTCCTCTTTTGCCCACCAAACATTGGATGAAGAAGAATATTACCGAATACCTTAATATCAGCTTCAGCAGCCCTCACAGCAACATGATGAGCAATATTACCACCAGAACTATCACCGGCCAAGTAAACATGAACTTTCAAATCCTTTCCACTTTGAAGCCATGGCCTCGATTGCACCCATTGAAGAGCAGCCCATCCGTCATCGTAGGCACAAGGATAGCGATGCTCAGGTGATCGTCGATA
It encodes the following:
- the LOC107798341 gene encoding gibberellin receptor GID1B, with the translated sequence MAGSNEINANESKRVVPLNTWILISNFKLAYNMLRRSDGTFNRDLAEFLERKVAANSIPVDGVYCFDVLDRATSLLNRVYRPAPKNEADWGKVELEKPLSTTEIVPVIIFFHGGSFTHSSANSAIYDTFCRRLVSICKAVVVSVNYRRSPEHRYPCAYDDGWAALQWVQSRPWLQSGKDLKVHVYLAGDSSGGNIAHHVAVRAAEADIKVFGNILLHPMFGGQKRTESEKRLDGKYFVTVQDRDWYWRAYLPEGEDRDHPACNIFGPRGRSLEVLNFTKSLVVVAGLDVVQDWQLTYVEGLQKSGHEVNLLYLKEATIGFYFLPNNDHFRCLMEEITSFIHPNHS